In Acinonyx jubatus isolate Ajub_Pintada_27869175 chromosome B3, VMU_Ajub_asm_v1.0, whole genome shotgun sequence, a genomic segment contains:
- the RPUSD2 gene encoding pseudouridylate synthase RPUSD2 has product MWLSGRPWLRVLVQGCFNLRRLIAVSTWGGCRGPMAETSSTGAEAAAGLKTPAQQNGDVSGDASGELLSGSPEPVGPGVEPAREDGKPTQASEEQAPVAASGSGKRKKRRDATRERVVPPPKKRRAGVSFGDEHFAETSYYFEGGLRKVRPYYFDFRTYCKGRWVGHSLLHVFSTEFRAQPLAYYEAAVRAGRLHLNEEPVQDLNIVLKDNDFLRNRVHRHEPPVTAEPVRLLAENEDVVVVDKPSSIPVHPCGRFRHNTVIFILGKEHQLKELHPLHRLDRLTSGVLMFAKTAAVSERIHEQVRDRQLEKEYVCRVEGEFPTEEVTCKEPILVVSYKVGVCRVDTRGKPCETVFQRLSYNGHSSVVRCRPLTGRTHQIRVHLQFLGHPILNDPIYNSVAWGPSRGRGGHIPKTDEELLRDLVAEHQAKQSLDVLDLCEGDLSPGLIDSTAPSSELGKDHLEELAASAQKMDGVVDAAPQDLDTMALAPGKAAETDFVNQEIDPLCAECRLVRQDPLPQDLVMFLHALRYKGPGFEYFSPMPAWAQDDWQED; this is encoded by the exons ATGTGGCTGAGCGGCCGGCCGTGGCTGCGAGTTCTCGTACAAGGGTGCTTCAACCTCCGGCGTCTCATTGCTGTCAGTACTTGGGGTGGTTGTAGGGGTCCGATGGCGGAAACATCCTCAACTGGGGCCGAGGCAGCGGCCGGGCTGAAGACTCCAGCTCAACAAAACGGAGACGTTAGTGGCGACGCGAGTGGTGAGCTGCTCTccgggagcccggagcctgtggGCCCGGGAGTGGAGCCGGCCCGGGAGGACGGGAAGCCGACCCAAGCGAGCGAGGAGCAGGCCCCAGTTGCAGCTTCAGGCTCAGGCAAGCGTAAGAAGCGACGGGACGCCACCAGAGAGCGCGTCGTGCCACCCCCGAAGAAGCGGCGGGCAGGGGTGAGCTTCGGCGATGAGCACTTTGCAGAGACCAGCTACTACTTCGAGGGCGGCCTGCGCAAAGTGCGGCCCTATTACTTTGACTTCCGGACCTACTGCAAAGGCCGCTGGGTGGGCCACAGCTTGTTGCACGTCTTCAGCACCGAATTCCGAGCTCAGCCCTTGGCCTACTACGAGGCCGCAGTCCGGGCGGGGCGCCTGCACCTCAACGAGGAGCCGGTACAGGACCTCAACATCGTGCTCAAG GACAATGACTTCTTGCGGAACAGAGTGCACAGGCATGAGCCACCGGTCACAGCGGAACCTGTCCGCCTGCTGGCTGAGAATGAGGATGTGGTGGTTGTAGACAAGCCTTCTTCCATTCCTGTCCACCCTTGTGGCCGCTTCCGACACAACACTGTCATCTTCATCCTGGGCAAGGAGCACCAACTCAAGGAGCTACATCCACTGCATCGGCTGGACCGTCTTACCTCAGGTGTCCTCATGTTTGCCAAAACGGCTGCTGTCTCAGAGAGAATTCATGAGCAGGTTCGGGATCGGCAG CTGGAGAAGGAGTACGTGTGCCGGGTGGAGGGGGAGTTCCCCACTGAGGAAGTGACCTGCAAGGAACCCATCTTGGTGGTATCTTACAAGGTAGGGGTGTGCCGTGTAGATACTCGGGGCAAGCCCTGTGAGACAGTATTCCAGAGACTGAGCTACAATGGTCACTCCAGTGTGGTGCGGTGCCGGCCACTCACAGGCCGCACTCACCAGATCCGAGTCCACCTCCAGTTCCTGGGACACCCCATTCTCAATGACCCCATCTACAACTCAGTTGCCTGGGGTCCATCCCGCGGCCGGGGCGGCCACATTCCCAAAACGGATGAGGAACTGCTTCGGGATCTTGTGGCAGAGCACCAGGCCAAACAGAGCCTGGATGTGCTAGATCTCTGTGAGGGCGACCTGTCCCCAGGACTAATAGACTCTACAGCTCCCTCCTCAGAGTTGGGTAAGGACCACCTAGAAGAGTTGGCTGCATCTGCCCAGAAGATGGATGGAGTGGTTGATGCAGCCCCTCAGGATCTGGACACAATGGCCTTGGCACCAGGGAAGGCAGCCGAAACTGATTTTGTGAATCAAGAGATAGACCCTCTGTGTGCAGAGTGCCGGCTGGTGCGACAGGACCCCTTGCCTCAGGACCTTGTGATGTTCCTGCATGCTCTCCGTTATAAAGGGCCTGGGTTTGAGTACTTTTCACCCATGCCTGCCTGGGCACAGGATGACTGGCAAGAAGACTGA